A single genomic interval of Arachis duranensis cultivar V14167 chromosome 7, aradu.V14167.gnm2.J7QH, whole genome shotgun sequence harbors:
- the LOC107458166 gene encoding sedoheptulose-1,7-bisphosphatase, chloroplastic: METGIACYTTRAAFLPTGIPFKHSPPSISPSFGFKSLKSSSLFGESLRVSSKSTHKVSKAKGVSHITRCEIGDSLEEFLTKATPDKGLIRLLMSMGEALRTISFKVKTASCGGTQCVNSFGDEQLAVDLLANKLLFEALEYSHVCKYACSEENPELLDMGGPVEGGFSVAFDPLDGSSIVDTNFTVGTIFGVWPGDKLTGVTGRDQVAAAMGVMGPRTTYVIAVKGFPGTHEFLLLDEGKWQHVKETTEIGEGKLFSPGNLRATADNPNYDKLINYYVTEKYTLRYTGGMVPDVNQIIVKEKGIFTNVASPSAKAKLRLLFEVAPLGLLIENAGGYSTDGQQSVLDKVITNVDDRTQVAYGSKNEIIRVEETLYGSSRLKGGVPVGAAA; this comes from the exons ATGGAAACTGGCATAGCATGCTATACTACCCGTGCTGCTTTCTTGCCTACTGGTATTCCTTTCAAGCACTCTCCTCCTTCTATATCTCCATCTTTTGGCTTCAAG AGTCTGAAATCAAGCTCTTTATTTGGAGAATCACTAAGAGTGTCATCCAAATCAACACACAAGGTTTCAAAGGCAAAGGGCGTTTCACACATAACAAGATGTGAAATTGGTGACAGTCTG GAAGAATTCCTTACCAAGGCAACACCAGATAAGGGGTTGATTAGGTTGTTGATGTCCATGGGAGAAGCACTAAGAACAATTTCTTTCAAAGTGAAGACAGCATCTTGTGGTGGAACACAATGTGTGAATTCCTTTGGGGATGAGCAGCTTGCTGTTGATTTGCTAGCTAACAAGCTTCTCTTTGAG GCTTTGGAATACTCTCATGTATGCAAGTATGCATGTTCCGAGGAAAATCCAGAGCTCCTCGACATGGGAGGTCCAGTGGAAG GTGGATTTAGTGTTGCATTTGACCCCCTTGATGGATCCAGCATAGTGGACACAAATTTCACAGTTGGAACAATCTTTGGCGTGTGGCCAGGCGATAAGTTGACCGGAGTCACCGGTAGAGATCAAGTCGCCGCCGCCATGGGTGTTATGGGTCCTAGAACCACCTATGTCATTGCTGTTAAAGGCTTTCCCGGAACTcatgaatttcttcttcttgacgaag GAAAATGGCAGCATGTCAAAGAGACTACAGAAATTGGTGAGGGAAAATTATTCTCTCCGGGAAATTTGAGAGCCACAGCTGACAACCCCAATTATGACAAG TTGATCAACTACTATGTCACTGAAAAGTACACTTTGAGATACACAGGAGGAATGGTGCCAGATGTCAACcag ATTATTGTAAAAGAGAAGGGCATATTCACAAACGTGGCATCCCCATCAGCAAAAGCCAAGTTGAGGCTTTTGTTTGAAGTGGCTCCTTTGGGGTTGTTGATTGAGAATGCTGGTGGTTACAGCACTGATGGTCAACAATCTGTGCTAGACAAAGTTATAACCAATGTTGATGACAGAACTCAAGTTGCTTATGGATCAAAGAATGAGATCATTAGGGTTGAAGAAACCCTTTATGGTTCATCTAGGCTCAAGGGTGGTGTACCTGTTGGAGCAGCTGCTTGA